A single Flavobacterium sp. 1 DNA region contains:
- a CDS encoding NAD(P)/FAD-dependent oxidoreductase produces MVKTDILIIGAGPTGLFAVFEAGLLKLKCHILDALPQPGGQLSELYPKKPIYDIPGFPEVLAGDLVDNLMEQIKQFEPGFTLGERAETIEKQEDGSFIVTSNKGKKFHAPVVAIAGGLGSFEPRKPLIEDIEFYEDKGVKYFIKNPEKFRDKRVVISGGGDSALDWSIFLANVASEVTLIHRRNEFRGALDSVEKVQELKSSGKIKMITPGEVIGLNGAEHLESVDVEEDGAHQNIKTDFFIPLFGLTPKLGPIAHWGLEIEKNAIKVDNALDYQTNIPGIFAIGDVNTYPGKLKLILCGFHEATLMCQAAYQIINPGKKYVMKYTTVSGVDGFDGTRKEAPKAVVKAIV; encoded by the coding sequence ATGGTTAAAACAGACATACTTATAATAGGAGCTGGGCCAACAGGTCTATTCGCCGTTTTCGAAGCAGGATTATTAAAATTAAAATGTCATATTTTGGATGCCTTACCGCAACCGGGAGGACAATTATCAGAATTGTATCCAAAGAAACCAATCTATGATATTCCGGGGTTCCCTGAAGTATTGGCTGGTGATTTGGTGGATAATTTAATGGAACAAATCAAGCAGTTTGAACCAGGATTTACTCTTGGAGAACGTGCAGAAACTATCGAAAAACAAGAAGACGGAAGTTTTATTGTGACTTCTAATAAAGGGAAGAAATTCCATGCGCCTGTTGTAGCTATTGCTGGAGGATTGGGAAGTTTTGAACCAAGAAAACCACTTATCGAAGACATTGAATTTTACGAAGATAAAGGAGTGAAATACTTTATCAAAAATCCTGAGAAATTCAGAGACAAGAGAGTCGTGATTTCTGGAGGTGGAGATTCCGCTTTGGACTGGAGTATTTTCTTGGCTAATGTCGCTTCAGAGGTAACTTTGATTCACCGCAGAAATGAATTTAGAGGAGCTCTTGATTCTGTTGAAAAAGTACAGGAATTGAAATCATCTGGAAAAATCAAAATGATTACTCCTGGAGAAGTAATTGGTTTAAACGGAGCAGAACATTTAGAGTCTGTTGATGTTGAAGAAGATGGTGCACACCAAAACATTAAAACCGATTTTTTCATTCCACTTTTTGGATTGACGCCAAAATTAGGTCCAATCGCACACTGGGGATTAGAAATCGAGAAAAATGCGATCAAAGTAGACAATGCTTTAGATTATCAAACAAATATTCCTGGAATCTTCGCCATTGGTGACGTAAACACGTATCCAGGGAAATTAAAATTGATTCTTTGCGGATTCCACGAAGCCACATTAATGTGTCAAGCGGCTTACCAAATCATCAATCCTGGTAAAAAATATGTAATGAAATACACCACCGTTTCCGGAGTTGACGGATTCGACGGTACTCGTAAAGAAGCTCCAAAAGCGGTAGTGAAAGCTATTGTATAG
- a CDS encoding homocysteine S-methyltransferase family protein, with protein sequence MSTIQEEIKKRILVLDGAMGTMLQRYNFSEEDFRGERFKDFPHPLKGNNDLLSLTQPQAIKAVHAAYFEAGADIVETNTFSGTTIGMADYYLEEYVYELNYESAKIAREVADEFTAKNPNQPRFVAGSIGPTNRTASMSPDVNDPGYRAVTFDDLRIAYKQQVEALIDGGCDLLLVETIFDTLNAKAALFAIEQVKEERNLDIPIMVSGTITDASGRTLSGQTVEAFLVSVSHIPLLSVGFNCALGADLLKPYLQTLSHNTSFNVSAHPNAGLPNAFGEYDETPEQMQAFIKEYLDDNLINIIGGCCGTTPNHIKLIADIAKDYKPRVSTAVM encoded by the coding sequence ATGTCAACAATTCAAGAAGAAATAAAAAAGAGAATACTCGTGCTCGACGGAGCAATGGGGACAATGCTGCAACGTTATAATTTCTCCGAAGAAGATTTTCGTGGCGAACGATTCAAAGATTTCCCTCATCCGCTGAAAGGGAACAACGATTTATTGTCCCTAACGCAGCCACAGGCCATCAAAGCCGTGCACGCAGCTTATTTTGAAGCAGGAGCCGATATTGTAGAAACCAACACTTTCTCAGGAACCACGATAGGAATGGCGGATTATTACCTAGAAGAATATGTTTATGAATTGAACTATGAATCGGCAAAAATTGCCCGTGAAGTAGCCGATGAATTCACTGCCAAAAATCCAAACCAGCCTCGTTTTGTTGCCGGTTCAATAGGCCCGACAAACCGTACGGCGAGTATGTCGCCAGACGTAAACGATCCAGGATACAGAGCCGTAACTTTTGATGATTTGCGCATTGCTTACAAACAACAAGTTGAAGCCTTAATCGACGGCGGTTGCGATTTACTTTTGGTGGAAACCATTTTTGATACTTTAAATGCTAAAGCGGCACTTTTTGCAATCGAGCAAGTGAAAGAAGAACGCAATCTTGACATTCCAATCATGGTTTCAGGAACTATTACTGATGCTTCGGGAAGAACACTTTCTGGGCAAACGGTGGAAGCCTTTTTGGTTTCGGTTTCGCATATTCCGTTGTTGAGTGTAGGATTCAATTGTGCCCTTGGTGCCGATTTATTGAAACCGTATCTGCAGACTTTGTCTCATAACACTTCTTTCAACGTTTCGGCGCATCCAAATGCAGGATTGCCAAATGCCTTTGGGGAATATGATGAAACACCAGAGCAAATGCAGGCATTCATAAAAGAATATCTAGACGATAATTTAATAAACATCATAGGCGGCTGTTGCGGAACAACCCCAAATCATATCAAGTTGATTGCTGATATTGCGAAGGATTATAAACCGCGAGTT
- a CDS encoding bifunctional precorrin-2 dehydrogenase/sirohydrochlorin ferrochelatase: MERNELYPIFLKLHNINVLIVGGGNVGLEKLSFMLKSSPNANVEVVATKFLPELEALVEKYPSVKLTKAKFKKKMLKKRHMVIACTDDLKVNKRVYELARKRYLICNIADTPDLCDYYLGGIVTKGNVKIAISTNGKSPTTAKRLREFFEEVIPEDINKMVENLNEYRKTLKGNFEEKVQKMNEITEGLKKK, encoded by the coding sequence ATGGAAAGGAACGAATTATACCCTATTTTTTTAAAACTGCATAACATTAATGTACTTATTGTAGGTGGTGGAAACGTTGGTTTGGAAAAGCTGTCGTTTATGTTGAAATCTAGTCCCAATGCCAATGTTGAGGTTGTGGCAACAAAGTTCTTACCCGAATTGGAAGCATTAGTCGAAAAATATCCTTCGGTAAAATTGACCAAAGCGAAGTTCAAGAAAAAAATGCTGAAAAAACGCCACATGGTTATCGCTTGCACCGATGATTTGAAAGTCAATAAAAGGGTTTATGAGTTAGCTCGAAAGCGTTATTTGATTTGCAATATTGCCGACACACCCGATTTATGCGATTATTATTTGGGTGGCATCGTAACTAAAGGAAATGTAAAAATTGCCATTTCAACCAACGGAAAATCGCCAACAACGGCCAAAAGATTACGCGAGTTTTTTGAAGAAGTAATTCCGGAAGACATCAATAAAATGGTCGAAAACCTGAATGAATATCGCAAAACCTTAAAAGGTAATTTTGAAGAAAAAGTTCAAAAGATGAACGAAATCACCGAAGGATTGAAAAAAAAATAA
- the cobA gene encoding uroporphyrinogen-III C-methyltransferase, which yields MLNTIKPKVTLVGAGPGDPDLLTLKGANALAEANVVLYDALANEEILKHAPHNAIKIFVGKQIGNHAYTQDQINQLIVDNALTYGNVVRLKGGDSFVFGRGSEEIDYAESFGIPTFVVPGISSAIAVPAYQGISLTKRGTSESFWVITGTTSDRNLSSDIALAAQSSATIVILMGMSKLSHIVALFQKESKGKTPVAIIQNGTMPNEKIGVGTIDTIQEVAVKNNLSSPAIIIIGEVVKESNKLKGFYEQFVTAEIKL from the coding sequence ATGCTTAATACAATAAAACCCAAAGTAACTTTAGTTGGTGCCGGTCCTGGAGATCCAGACTTGCTTACGCTAAAAGGCGCAAATGCACTGGCTGAAGCGAACGTGGTTTTGTATGATGCCTTGGCAAATGAAGAAATATTGAAGCACGCTCCTCACAATGCCATCAAGATTTTTGTTGGAAAACAAATTGGAAATCACGCCTACACGCAAGACCAAATCAATCAGTTGATTGTTGACAACGCTTTGACGTATGGAAATGTGGTGCGCTTAAAAGGGGGAGATTCTTTTGTTTTTGGAAGAGGAAGTGAAGAAATAGATTACGCAGAAAGTTTTGGAATTCCTACATTTGTGGTTCCCGGAATTTCATCGGCGATTGCAGTTCCTGCTTATCAGGGGATTTCATTGACCAAAAGAGGAACTTCAGAAAGTTTTTGGGTAATAACGGGAACAACTTCCGACAGAAATTTGTCTAGTGATATCGCTCTCGCAGCACAATCATCAGCAACGATTGTGATTTTGATGGGAATGAGTAAACTGTCTCATATTGTGGCACTATTTCAAAAGGAATCCAAAGGAAAAACTCCCGTTGCGATTATTCAAAACGGAACAATGCCAAACGAAAAAATAGGCGTGGGAACAATTGACACGATTCAGGAAGTGGCTGTCAAAAATAATTTAAGCTCGCCGGCAATTATCATAATTGGAGAAGTAGTCAAAGAGAGCAATAAGTTGAAAGGTTTTTACGAGCAATTCGTAACTGCTGAAATAAAATTATAA